The following proteins are encoded in a genomic region of Nocardioides sp. cx-173:
- the leuD gene encoding 3-isopropylmalate dehydratase small subunit: MEKFSTHTGVGVPLRRSNVDTDQIIPAVYLKRVTRDGFEDGLFSAWRNDPGFVLNNEAYADGSVLVAGPDFGTGSSREHAVWALQNYGFKAVISPRFADIFRGNSGKAGLLAAQVDEKVVQRLWDYLEANPGAVVTVDLESRTVRAGEGPEAIEDSFDIDDYTRWRLLEGLDDIGITLGNADDITAYESSRPSWKPATL, from the coding sequence ATGGAGAAGTTCTCGACGCACACCGGTGTCGGCGTCCCGCTGCGTCGCAGCAACGTCGACACCGACCAGATCATCCCGGCCGTCTACCTCAAGCGGGTGACCCGCGACGGCTTCGAGGACGGGCTGTTCAGCGCCTGGCGCAACGACCCCGGCTTCGTCCTCAACAACGAGGCGTACGCCGACGGCTCGGTGCTCGTCGCCGGACCCGACTTCGGCACCGGCTCCTCGCGCGAGCATGCCGTGTGGGCGCTGCAGAACTACGGTTTCAAGGCGGTCATCTCGCCGCGCTTCGCCGACATCTTCCGCGGCAACTCCGGCAAGGCCGGGCTGCTCGCCGCCCAGGTCGACGAGAAGGTCGTCCAGCGCCTCTGGGACTACCTCGAGGCGAACCCCGGCGCGGTCGTCACGGTGGACCTGGAGTCACGCACGGTCCGTGCCGGCGAGGGCCCTGAGGCCATCGAGGACTCCTTCGACATCGACGACTACACCCGGTGGCGCCTCCTCGAGGGGCTCGACGACATCGGAATCACCTTGGGCAACGCCGACGACATCACGGCCTACGAGTCGTCGCGCCCGAGCTGGAAGCCGGCCACTCTCTAA
- a CDS encoding HU family DNA-binding protein: protein MNKSQLIDALAARYEGNRKAASHALESVLDTITREVAKGEKVAITGFGSFEKRIREARWVRNPQTGARIKAKKTAVPKFSAGADLKNVVSGAKKLPKLTVGAATPAAKKAAATAKKAAPAKKAAPAKKAAPAKKTTAKKAAPAKKAAPAKTAAKKAAPAKTAAKKATPAKKAAPAKKATPAKKTAAKKTAPAKKTTAKKAPAKKAAAKKS, encoded by the coding sequence GTGAACAAGTCACAGCTCATCGACGCACTCGCAGCGCGCTACGAGGGCAACCGCAAGGCAGCGTCGCACGCCCTCGAGTCCGTGCTGGACACGATCACGCGTGAGGTCGCCAAGGGCGAGAAGGTCGCCATCACCGGCTTCGGGTCGTTCGAGAAGCGGATCCGCGAGGCCCGCTGGGTGCGCAACCCGCAGACCGGCGCGCGGATCAAGGCCAAGAAGACGGCGGTGCCGAAGTTCAGTGCCGGTGCCGATCTCAAGAACGTCGTCTCCGGCGCGAAGAAGCTGCCCAAGCTGACGGTCGGTGCCGCGACGCCTGCCGCCAAGAAGGCCGCCGCGACCGCCAAGAAGGCCGCCCCTGCGAAGAAGGCGGCCCCGGCCAAGAAGGCCGCTCCCGCCAAGAAGACCACCGCCAAGAAGGCGGCCCCGGCCAAGAAGGCGGCTCCCGCCAAGACCGCCGCCAAGAAGGCGGCTCCGGCCAAGACTGCCGCCAAGAAGGCCACTCCGGCCAAGAAGGCGGCGCCCGCCAAGAAGGCCACGCCGGCCAAGAAGACGGCAGCGAAGAAGACGGCTCCCGCCAAGAAGACCACCGCCAAGAAGGCTCCGGCGAAGAAGGCTGCCGCCAAGAAGTCCTGA
- the cofC gene encoding 2-phospho-L-lactate guanylyltransferase, with protein MVSSYVVIVPVKPPALGKSRLVGLDDARRRGLARAFALDTVTACLAAEHVAQVLVATDDASFARELGDLGCATVPDGDTTDLNSALRQAAAEALRRWPELTPAALLADLPALRAGELDRALASFDAQGPSFVADADGVGTTMYTAPYDQFDPQFGPDSRHAHRVSGALELGLDLPSLRRDVDDVDGLRAAIALGVGAASQVVAAELDLT; from the coding sequence GTGGTCTCGTCGTACGTCGTCATCGTGCCGGTGAAGCCTCCCGCCCTCGGCAAGTCGCGTCTCGTCGGCCTCGACGACGCACGTCGTCGTGGGCTGGCCCGCGCGTTCGCCCTCGACACGGTCACCGCCTGCCTCGCCGCCGAGCACGTCGCCCAGGTCCTCGTCGCCACCGACGACGCGTCGTTCGCGCGCGAGCTGGGCGATCTGGGCTGCGCCACGGTCCCGGACGGCGACACGACCGACCTCAACTCCGCGCTGCGCCAGGCCGCCGCCGAGGCCCTGCGACGCTGGCCCGAGCTCACCCCCGCGGCCCTGCTCGCCGACCTGCCCGCCCTGCGAGCGGGTGAGCTCGACCGGGCACTCGCGTCCTTCGATGCGCAGGGGCCGTCCTTCGTGGCCGACGCCGACGGCGTGGGCACGACGATGTACACGGCGCCGTACGACCAGTTCGACCCGCAGTTCGGACCGGACTCGCGCCACGCCCACCGGGTCTCTGGCGCCCTGGAGCTCGGCCTCGATCTGCCGTCCCTGCGACGCGATGTCGACGACGTGGACGGCCTGCGCGCCGCAATCGCGCTCGGGGTGGGCGCCGCGTCGCAGGTGGTCGCCGCCGAGCTCGACCTGACCTGA
- a CDS encoding lysophospholipid acyltransferase family protein, whose product MKVRVRKLQERRGWAFGFAVAIVKPALLATTTHEWIDGHKLPETGGFVLVLNHVSHLDPLTAAHLVYDHGRIPHYLAKSGLFKNRALGAFLRSAGQIPVERMSRGAAGAFDAAVTAVREGKCVVVYPEGTLTRDPDLWPMAGKSGAARIALETGCPVIPVGQWGAHEILYPYSTRPDLFPRKRITMKVGDPVDLSDLLEQPLSAGAIQEATNRIMAAITSLVEDVRGGHAPAVRFDPRKAGIRPTGNPHKKDKA is encoded by the coding sequence GTGAAGGTTCGTGTGCGCAAGTTGCAGGAGCGACGTGGCTGGGCGTTCGGCTTCGCTGTCGCCATCGTCAAGCCCGCGCTCCTGGCGACGACGACCCATGAGTGGATCGACGGCCACAAGCTGCCGGAGACCGGCGGGTTCGTGCTGGTCCTCAACCACGTCTCGCACCTGGACCCCCTGACCGCGGCGCACCTGGTCTACGACCACGGCCGGATCCCGCACTACCTGGCGAAGTCCGGGCTCTTCAAGAACCGTGCGCTGGGCGCGTTCCTGCGCTCGGCCGGACAGATCCCGGTGGAGCGCATGAGCCGCGGCGCGGCGGGCGCGTTCGACGCGGCGGTCACCGCAGTGCGCGAGGGCAAGTGCGTGGTGGTCTACCCCGAGGGCACGCTGACCCGCGACCCCGACCTGTGGCCGATGGCCGGCAAGTCCGGCGCGGCGCGGATCGCGCTCGAGACCGGATGCCCCGTGATCCCGGTCGGCCAGTGGGGGGCGCACGAGATCCTCTACCCCTACTCCACGCGGCCCGACCTGTTCCCCCGCAAGCGGATCACCATGAAGGTGGGCGACCCCGTCGACCTCTCCGACCTGCTCGAGCAGCCGCTCAGCGCCGGAGCGATCCAGGAGGCGACGAACCGGATCATGGCGGCGATCACCTCCCTCGTCGAGGATGTCCGCGGCGGGCACGCGCCCGCCGTCCGGTTCGACCCGCGCAAGGCCGGCATCAGGCCGACCGGCAACCCCCACAAGAAGGACAAGGCGTGA
- a CDS encoding NAD(P)H-dependent glycerol-3-phosphate dehydrogenase, with the protein MSNKVAILGAGSWGTAFSIVLADGGNDVTIWGRREEVCASINEQHENVDYLPGIQLPPAVSATHDHEEALAGADVVVLAVPSQSLRDNLVEWAPYVDKDAVMVSLMKGVELGTLKRMSEVIAEVTGAGPEQIAVISGPNLAKEIARREPAASVVACQDEGVARMLQKRVHSAAFRPYTSVDVLGCELGGAYKNVVALSVGMAVGLGFGDNTTASVITRGLAETARLAMKLGANPLTLMGLAGLGDLVATCSSPLSRNRTFGEKLGQGLTTEEILASTRQVAEGAKSCASLLALAERSGVDAPVAHHVDAVVAGTMTAKDMVDAFIARDTKAETD; encoded by the coding sequence GTGAGCAACAAGGTAGCGATCCTCGGTGCCGGTTCCTGGGGCACCGCCTTCTCCATCGTCCTCGCCGACGGCGGCAACGACGTCACGATCTGGGGCCGCCGTGAGGAGGTCTGCGCGAGCATCAACGAGCAGCACGAGAACGTCGACTACCTGCCGGGCATCCAGCTGCCGCCGGCCGTCTCGGCCACCCATGACCACGAGGAGGCGCTCGCCGGAGCCGATGTGGTCGTGCTGGCGGTGCCGTCGCAGTCGCTGCGCGACAACCTCGTCGAGTGGGCGCCGTACGTCGACAAGGACGCGGTCATGGTCTCGCTCATGAAGGGCGTCGAGCTCGGCACGCTCAAGCGGATGAGCGAGGTCATCGCCGAGGTGACCGGTGCCGGACCCGAGCAGATCGCGGTCATCAGCGGCCCCAACCTCGCCAAGGAGATCGCGCGCCGGGAGCCGGCGGCCTCGGTCGTCGCCTGCCAGGACGAGGGCGTCGCGCGGATGCTGCAGAAGCGGGTGCACTCGGCGGCATTCCGCCCCTACACCAGTGTCGACGTGCTCGGCTGCGAGCTCGGTGGCGCGTACAAGAACGTGGTCGCGCTCTCGGTGGGGATGGCTGTCGGCCTGGGCTTCGGGGACAACACGACCGCCTCGGTCATCACCCGCGGCCTGGCCGAGACCGCGCGCCTCGCCATGAAGCTCGGCGCCAACCCGCTGACCCTCATGGGCCTCGCGGGGCTGGGGGATCTGGTCGCCACCTGCTCCTCCCCGCTCTCGCGCAACCGGACCTTCGGGGAGAAGCTCGGCCAGGGCCTGACCACCGAGGAGATCCTCGCCTCCACCCGTCAGGTCGCCGAGGGCGCCAAGTCCTGTGCCTCCCTGCTCGCGCTCGCCGAGCGCTCCGGGGTCGACGCCCCCGTCGCCCACCACGTCGACGCCGTCGTCGCCGGCACGATGACCGCCAAGGACATGGTCGACGCCTTCATCGCCCGCGACACCAAGGCCGAGACCGACTGA
- a CDS encoding trans-sulfuration enzyme family protein translates to MPEDAPDLQPATIAVTAGRPPHEPDQPLNTPITMTSTYVAGGSLEYGRYGNPTWAAFEEALGALEGGRCLAFSSGLAAVTTVLDLVGQGGKVVAPAHSYTGTLLQLADLEARGRITTELVDITDTAAVTAACADAALVWFESPTNPALEVADIAAIAKAAHDEGAYVVVDNTFATPLLQQPLSLGADIVVHSATKYLAGHSDVLLGAVATADDELFAVLKGRRDLLGATPGTLEAWLALRGLRTLHLRVERAQANATELVARLREHPAVAETRYPGFGGIVSIVLAGEALAADLLVAKTRLWVHATSLGGVESTFERRRRWKAEPVTIPDGLVRLSVGIEDVEDLWHDLRTALDTLVP, encoded by the coding sequence ATGCCCGAGGACGCGCCCGACCTGCAACCCGCCACGATCGCCGTCACGGCCGGACGGCCGCCCCACGAGCCGGACCAGCCGCTCAACACCCCGATCACCATGACCTCGACCTACGTCGCCGGCGGCAGCCTGGAGTACGGCCGCTACGGCAACCCGACCTGGGCCGCCTTCGAGGAGGCGCTCGGCGCCCTGGAGGGCGGGCGCTGCCTGGCCTTCTCGAGCGGCCTGGCGGCGGTCACGACCGTCCTCGACCTGGTCGGCCAGGGCGGCAAGGTGGTCGCCCCCGCGCACTCCTACACCGGCACGCTGCTGCAGCTGGCGGACCTGGAGGCCCGCGGCCGCATCACCACCGAGCTGGTGGACATCACCGACACCGCGGCGGTGACGGCCGCATGCGCCGACGCCGCGCTGGTGTGGTTCGAGTCGCCCACCAACCCGGCGCTCGAGGTCGCCGACATCGCGGCGATCGCGAAGGCCGCGCACGACGAGGGCGCCTACGTCGTCGTGGACAACACCTTCGCCACACCGCTGCTCCAGCAGCCGCTCTCGCTGGGCGCCGACATCGTGGTCCACTCCGCCACCAAGTACCTCGCCGGGCACAGCGACGTGCTCCTGGGCGCCGTCGCCACCGCCGACGACGAGCTGTTCGCCGTACTGAAGGGCCGTCGCGACCTGCTGGGCGCCACCCCCGGCACCCTCGAGGCCTGGCTCGCCCTGCGCGGCCTGCGCACGCTGCACCTGCGCGTCGAGCGGGCCCAGGCCAACGCCACCGAGCTGGTCGCCCGGCTGCGCGAGCACCCCGCCGTCGCCGAGACCCGCTACCCGGGCTTCGGTGGGATCGTCTCCATCGTCCTCGCCGGGGAGGCGCTGGCCGCCGACCTCCTGGTGGCCAAGACCCGGCTGTGGGTCCACGCCACCAGCCTCGGCGGCGTCGAGTCGACGTTCGAGCGCCGACGCCGCTGGAAGGCCGAGCCCGTCACCATCCCCGACGGCCTGGTCCGCCTCTCCGTCGGCATCGAGGACGTCGAGGACCTCTGGCACGACCTCAGGACCGCCCTGGACACGTTGGTGCCTTAG
- a CDS encoding D-alanine--D-alanine ligase family protein — protein MNAPNAAPPTESRKPRVAVVFGGRSSEHAISCVTAGSVLQAIDRDAYDVVPIGIAPDGRWVLESGDPERLRIEGADRLPHVDGDRAPIALSLGVGSTDLVISEPAAPPHTLGEVDVVFPLLHGPWGEDGTIQGMFEMAGVRYVGAGVLASAVSMDKAYMKVVLGAAGLPLMPSITVTAREWQAAPSAVRHRAAELGYPLFAKPARGGSSIGISKIHDASELDGAIEGALAHDPKVLIEVAAEGAREVECGVLQRFDGGTDTSVPAEVRITGEHEFYDFAAKYLPEEHTELDVPADLPEEVATRLRALAAQAFEAVGCEGLARVDFFLHPDGSLVVNEINTMPGFTPLSMFPRMWAATGVGYSELVDRLIRLALARDTGLR, from the coding sequence ATGAACGCCCCCAACGCCGCCCCTCCGACGGAGAGCCGCAAGCCCCGAGTCGCCGTCGTGTTCGGTGGTCGCTCCAGCGAGCATGCGATCTCCTGCGTGACCGCCGGGAGCGTGCTCCAGGCGATCGACCGGGACGCGTACGACGTGGTGCCGATCGGCATCGCTCCCGATGGCCGCTGGGTGCTGGAGAGCGGCGACCCCGAGCGGCTGCGCATCGAGGGGGCCGACCGGCTGCCCCACGTCGACGGCGATCGCGCCCCGATCGCGCTGTCGCTGGGCGTGGGGTCGACCGACCTGGTCATCTCGGAGCCGGCCGCGCCGCCGCACACCTTGGGGGAGGTCGACGTCGTCTTCCCGCTGCTGCACGGTCCGTGGGGCGAGGACGGCACGATCCAGGGGATGTTCGAGATGGCCGGCGTGCGCTACGTCGGCGCCGGGGTGCTGGCCTCCGCGGTCAGCATGGACAAGGCCTACATGAAGGTCGTGCTCGGCGCCGCCGGCCTGCCGCTGATGCCGAGCATCACCGTCACGGCGCGCGAGTGGCAGGCCGCACCGTCCGCGGTGCGGCACCGGGCGGCGGAGCTCGGCTATCCGCTCTTCGCCAAGCCGGCCCGAGGCGGCTCCAGCATCGGGATCTCGAAGATCCACGACGCCTCCGAGCTCGACGGGGCCATCGAGGGCGCGCTGGCGCACGACCCCAAGGTCCTCATCGAGGTGGCCGCCGAGGGCGCCCGCGAGGTGGAGTGCGGGGTCCTGCAGCGCTTCGATGGCGGCACCGACACCAGCGTGCCCGCGGAGGTGCGGATCACCGGAGAGCACGAGTTCTACGACTTCGCGGCCAAGTACCTGCCCGAGGAGCACACCGAGCTCGACGTGCCCGCCGACCTGCCGGAGGAGGTGGCGACCCGGCTGCGCGCGCTGGCGGCGCAGGCGTTCGAGGCGGTGGGCTGCGAGGGGCTGGCCCGCGTCGACTTCTTCCTGCACCCCGACGGGTCGCTTGTCGTCAACGAGATCAACACGATGCCGGGCTTCACGCCGCTGTCGATGTTCCCGCGGATGTGGGCCGCGACCGGAGTGGGCTACTCCGAGCTGGTCGACCGGCTGATCCGGCTTGCCCTGGCGCGCGACACCGGCCTGCGCTGA
- a CDS encoding DUF3515 domain-containing protein — translation MSTVDRRPGPHGVRGVVASAAAVVLASVLTSCGAPEIESVDLDEADTAACRDLLAALPDSVAGHDRVDVEPEDALGAAWGDPALVLTCGAEEPEYDETWQCEVALGVGWLAPPDLLEADQQDEDITVWAVSHDPLVSLEIPADYRPDGVAEALADLAGPLSDSLEEADATCL, via the coding sequence CTGAGCACCGTCGACCGACGCCCTGGGCCCCATGGGGTCCGGGGCGTCGTCGCGTCCGCGGCCGCCGTCGTCCTGGCCAGCGTCCTCACCTCCTGCGGTGCCCCCGAGATCGAGTCGGTCGACCTCGACGAGGCCGACACGGCCGCGTGCCGCGACCTGCTCGCCGCGCTGCCGGACAGCGTGGCCGGCCACGACCGCGTCGACGTGGAGCCCGAGGACGCCCTCGGCGCCGCCTGGGGCGACCCGGCGCTGGTGCTGACCTGCGGCGCCGAGGAGCCGGAGTACGACGAGACCTGGCAGTGCGAGGTCGCCCTGGGCGTGGGCTGGCTGGCTCCCCCGGACCTGCTCGAGGCGGACCAGCAGGACGAGGACATCACCGTCTGGGCGGTCAGCCACGACCCGCTGGTGTCGCTGGAGATCCCGGCGGACTACCGCCCGGACGGGGTGGCCGAGGCGCTCGCCGACCTCGCGGGGCCCCTCAGCGACAGCCTGGAGGAGGCTGACGCGACCTGCCTGTGA
- a CDS encoding Lrp/AsnC family transcriptional regulator, with translation MVVQAYILIQTDVGKAAEVAKSIAAVKGVTLAEDVTGPYDVIVRAEARNVDELGKLVVAKVQTLDGITRTLTCPVVHI, from the coding sequence ATGGTCGTCCAGGCGTACATCCTGATCCAGACCGATGTCGGCAAGGCCGCGGAGGTCGCCAAGTCCATCGCGGCGGTCAAGGGCGTCACGCTGGCCGAGGACGTCACGGGGCCCTACGACGTGATCGTGCGCGCCGAGGCGCGCAACGTCGACGAGCTGGGCAAGCTCGTCGTGGCCAAGGTGCAGACCCTCGACGGGATCACCCGCACCCTGACCTGCCCCGTCGTCCACATCTGA
- a CDS encoding thiamine-phosphate kinase has product MTFPPDATLADAGEFGLISEIVGLFPQGEHVLIGPGDDAAVLRVRTGHVVVSTDLMVEGRHFRRDWASAEDVGHRAAAQNLSDLNAMGGRAHSLTVGLAAPPNLPAQWALEFAAGFAAECGLVGASVVGGDVTRADEIVIAVTVIGACLQAPVVRSGAQAGDVLALTGRQGWAAGGLAVLGRGFRSPRVLVEAYRRPEPPYDAGPVAAAAGATSMIDVSDGLLADAGHLAADSGVAIDVHRGAFEIPEPLVAVGAATGADPLSFILGGGDDHALLATFPDAASVPDGWQVIGDVLAGPVGVTVDGGAYEGPTGWTHF; this is encoded by the coding sequence ATGACCTTCCCGCCCGACGCGACCCTGGCCGACGCTGGTGAGTTCGGCCTCATCTCCGAGATCGTCGGGCTCTTCCCGCAGGGAGAGCACGTCCTGATCGGCCCGGGCGACGACGCGGCCGTGCTGCGCGTGCGCACCGGGCACGTGGTGGTCTCCACCGACCTGATGGTCGAGGGCCGGCACTTCCGGCGCGACTGGGCCAGCGCCGAGGACGTCGGGCACCGCGCCGCGGCGCAGAACCTCTCCGACCTCAACGCCATGGGCGGACGCGCGCACTCCCTGACCGTGGGCCTGGCCGCGCCCCCGAACCTGCCGGCGCAGTGGGCCCTGGAGTTCGCCGCCGGGTTCGCCGCCGAGTGCGGGCTCGTCGGCGCCAGCGTCGTCGGGGGAGACGTGACCCGCGCGGACGAGATCGTCATCGCGGTCACCGTCATCGGCGCCTGCCTGCAGGCGCCCGTCGTACGCTCCGGCGCCCAGGCGGGCGACGTCCTGGCCCTGACCGGCCGCCAGGGCTGGGCCGCCGGCGGCCTCGCGGTCCTCGGCCGCGGGTTCCGCTCGCCGCGGGTCCTGGTCGAGGCCTACCGCCGTCCCGAGCCGCCGTACGACGCCGGGCCGGTCGCCGCCGCGGCGGGCGCCACCTCGATGATCGACGTCTCCGACGGCCTCCTGGCCGACGCCGGCCACCTGGCCGCCGACTCCGGGGTGGCGATCGACGTGCACCGGGGCGCCTTCGAGATCCCCGAGCCGCTCGTCGCCGTCGGCGCCGCGACCGGCGCGGACCCGCTGTCCTTCATCCTCGGCGGCGGCGACGACCACGCGCTGCTGGCCACCTTCCCCGACGCCGCCTCCGTCCCCGACGGCTGGCAGGTCATCGGCGACGTCCTCGCCGGCCCTGTCGGCGTCACCGTGGACGGTGGGGCGTACGAGGGGCCCACCGGCTGGACGCACTTCTAG
- the rpmB gene encoding 50S ribosomal protein L28, which yields MAAVCDICAKKPGFGNNRPWSRKITKRRFDPNIQRVRAKINGTPQRLNVCTGCLKAGKVSR from the coding sequence GTGGCTGCCGTCTGCGACATCTGCGCCAAGAAGCCCGGCTTCGGCAACAACCGTCCGTGGTCGCGCAAGATCACGAAGCGCCGCTTCGACCCGAACATCCAGCGCGTCCGTGCCAAGATCAACGGCACCCCCCAGCGCCTCAACGTCTGCACCGGCTGCCTCAAGGCCGGCAAGGTCTCCCGCTGA
- a CDS encoding DAK2 domain-containing protein: MEETPRSGLIELAVVLRFVDIATDALGQAREEIDALNVYPVPDGDTGTNMFLTVSAARDAIREAAEAAEGAEGGNRDLALAAFGRGALLGARGNSGVILSEMLGAIARRISAAAPGERNAEIMADALHQATEASYAAVGRPVEGTMLTVARAASEAAVALAGDPQVRARDVFTAAARAAREALARTPEQLQILKDAGVVDAGGRGLSVILDAAETALTGRRPVPVASPIGRHAIPIPLTDSLPAGDLSPDGPAYEVMYLLDAAPEAIPALRETLDGLGDSLVVVGGEGLWNVHVHVDDVGAAIEAGIEAGRPHRVRVTHFAEQVAAARHGAGHERDGRRIVSVAAGPGLAALFEEAGALVVPGGPGRRPSTGQILEAITDCGASEVVVLPNDADSVRVAQIAGQMVENDPALAGRVRVAVIPTQAQVQGLAALAVHEPARSFEQDVLEMTATARHARHGAVTVAARQAMTMAGPCEPGDVLGVIAGDFAVVGHDLDEVATGVLARLLAGGGELVTLVSGAGGDGLAERAAAWVDQRHPHVDVVVYDGGQERYPLLLSVE, encoded by the coding sequence ATGGAAGAGACACCCCGCAGCGGCCTCATCGAGCTCGCGGTCGTGCTCCGGTTCGTCGACATCGCCACGGACGCGCTGGGGCAGGCGCGCGAGGAGATCGACGCCCTCAATGTCTACCCGGTGCCGGACGGCGACACGGGCACGAACATGTTCCTCACGGTCTCGGCTGCCCGCGACGCGATTCGCGAGGCCGCCGAGGCCGCGGAGGGTGCCGAGGGCGGCAACCGCGACCTCGCTCTGGCCGCGTTCGGCCGCGGCGCACTGCTGGGCGCCCGCGGCAACTCGGGAGTGATCCTCAGCGAGATGCTGGGCGCCATCGCGCGGCGGATCTCCGCGGCGGCGCCGGGGGAGCGCAACGCCGAGATCATGGCCGACGCGCTGCACCAGGCGACCGAGGCGAGCTACGCCGCCGTGGGCCGGCCCGTCGAGGGCACCATGCTCACCGTGGCGCGCGCGGCCTCGGAGGCCGCGGTCGCGCTGGCGGGGGATCCGCAGGTACGTGCCCGCGACGTGTTCACGGCGGCGGCGCGGGCGGCCCGCGAGGCGCTGGCGAGGACGCCCGAGCAGCTCCAGATCCTCAAGGACGCCGGGGTGGTCGACGCCGGCGGCCGCGGGCTCAGCGTGATCCTGGACGCGGCCGAGACCGCGCTCACCGGGCGACGCCCGGTCCCGGTCGCCAGCCCGATCGGCCGGCACGCGATCCCGATCCCCCTGACCGACAGCCTGCCGGCGGGGGACCTGAGCCCGGACGGGCCGGCATACGAGGTCATGTACCTGCTGGACGCCGCACCGGAGGCGATTCCGGCGCTGCGCGAGACGCTGGACGGGCTGGGCGACTCGCTGGTCGTCGTCGGCGGCGAGGGCCTGTGGAACGTCCACGTCCACGTCGACGACGTGGGCGCCGCGATCGAGGCCGGCATCGAGGCCGGGCGGCCGCACCGGGTGCGCGTGACCCACTTCGCCGAGCAGGTCGCCGCCGCCCGCCACGGGGCGGGCCACGAGCGCGACGGGCGCCGGATCGTGTCCGTGGCGGCCGGGCCGGGGCTCGCGGCGCTGTTCGAGGAGGCGGGCGCGCTCGTCGTCCCCGGCGGCCCCGGGCGCCGCCCGTCGACCGGCCAGATCCTCGAGGCGATCACCGACTGCGGAGCGAGCGAGGTGGTCGTGCTGCCCAACGACGCCGACTCCGTGCGGGTGGCCCAGATCGCGGGCCAGATGGTCGAGAACGACCCCGCGCTGGCCGGCCGGGTCCGGGTCGCGGTGATCCCGACCCAGGCGCAGGTGCAGGGGCTCGCGGCGCTGGCCGTCCACGAGCCGGCCCGGTCGTTCGAGCAGGACGTCCTCGAGATGACCGCCACCGCGCGCCACGCCCGCCACGGCGCGGTCACCGTCGCGGCGCGCCAGGCGATGACGATGGCCGGCCCGTGCGAGCCCGGCGACGTCCTCGGCGTGATCGCCGGCGACTTCGCGGTGGTGGGCCACGACCTCGACGAGGTGGCCACCGGCGTGCTCGCCCGGCTGCTCGCCGGCGGCGGGGAGCTGGTGACCCTGGTGTCCGGTGCGGGCGGCGACGGCTTGGCCGAGCGGGCGGCCGCGTGGGTGGACCAGCGCCACCCCCATGTCGACGTCGTGGTGTACGACGGGGGGCAGGAGCGCTACCCGCTGCTGCTGTCCGTCGAGTGA